A window from Candidatus Nitrospira neomarina encodes these proteins:
- a CDS encoding uroporphyrinogen-III synthase: MSGEQLNVGFQGLRVGALESRMAPEMERLIIRHGGVPMVAPSMRELPLSDNPQALECGDALMAGQVDLLVLLTGVGFRTLLDVVQTRHTREAIIAALRNTVLVVRGPKPALVLKELGLQPNILVPEPNTWKDTLVALDASYPDGLQGLRIAVQEYGISNPKFLEGLRVRGAKVRPVPVYRWTLPEDLAPLKHLLQEVMDGVIPVLLITNAIQVEHLVKVLEKDEKINLFRKALHRMMVASIGHLASERLRHYGFPVDLEPSHPKMGILVKEASQAAHTILTTKNPPPMRDKPSP, translated from the coding sequence ATGAGCGGTGAACAACTCAATGTCGGCTTCCAGGGACTCCGTGTGGGGGCTCTTGAAAGCCGGATGGCCCCGGAAATGGAACGGCTGATTATCCGGCACGGAGGCGTGCCTATGGTCGCGCCGTCAATGAGGGAGCTCCCACTATCGGACAATCCTCAGGCGCTGGAATGTGGCGATGCCTTGATGGCAGGTCAGGTCGACCTACTGGTCCTGCTCACCGGGGTAGGATTCCGGACTCTGCTGGATGTTGTACAAACCCGGCATACTCGTGAGGCGATCATTGCCGCTTTGCGAAACACGGTGCTCGTCGTCCGGGGTCCCAAGCCAGCCCTGGTATTAAAGGAGCTTGGACTTCAGCCGAACATTCTGGTCCCTGAACCCAACACATGGAAAGATACGCTCGTCGCTCTTGATGCATCCTACCCGGATGGGCTCCAGGGCTTACGGATCGCCGTGCAGGAATATGGGATCAGTAACCCGAAATTTCTGGAAGGCCTGAGGGTACGGGGAGCAAAAGTCCGGCCGGTACCGGTCTATCGTTGGACCTTACCCGAGGATCTGGCACCCCTGAAACATCTGCTTCAGGAAGTCATGGATGGGGTCATTCCTGTTTTGTTGATCACGAACGCCATTCAAGTGGAACATCTCGTTAAGGTGTTGGAAAAAGACGAGAAGATTAACCTTTTTAGAAAAGCGCTTCACCGTATGATGGTCGCCTCTATTGGCCATCTGGCAAGCGAACGGTTGCGTCACTACGGCTTCCCCGTCGACCTCGAACCTTCCCACCCCAAAATGGGAATTTTGGTCAAAGAGGCTTCCCAAGCCGCTCACACCATCCTGACCACGAAGAATCCCCCGCCAATGAGGGATAAACCCTCGCCCTGA
- a CDS encoding VOC family protein gives MQEKRKTLGLRHLALRVRDVQASQRFYERLFDMKVVWQPDPGNVYLSTGYDNLALHQVTSEELSQFNLSRVHPLDHLGFLMDSPASVEALFSEATTQGLTIVKPLKQHRDGSYSFYLSDPDLNTIQVLFEPSIQLR, from the coding sequence ATGCAGGAAAAACGAAAAACCCTCGGGCTTCGACATTTGGCCTTACGGGTCAGGGATGTTCAGGCATCCCAGCGGTTTTATGAACGACTTTTTGATATGAAGGTTGTGTGGCAGCCAGATCCCGGGAATGTCTACCTCAGTACGGGCTATGATAATCTCGCACTGCATCAAGTGACTTCTGAAGAGTTGAGTCAATTTAACCTCTCCCGGGTTCACCCGTTGGATCATTTGGGGTTTTTGATGGATTCTCCGGCAAGTGTAGAGGCGCTATTTTCGGAAGCCACAACACAGGGCCTCACGATTGTGAAACCTCTGAAGCAACATCGCGACGGCAGTTATTCGTTTTATCTCTCGGATCCGGATTTGAATACAATTCAGGTGTTGTTTGAACCCTCAATCCAATTGCGATAG
- a CDS encoding DUF2914 domain-containing protein yields MNLTTHKLSSTYTASLTTSVAQTMMQWHSTFLKPILPAVFFFAGVTYDTLTLTRIDRLLDNLIILLYITLLGTLIILTGRFQLGLIPSTPDKPGWNVLSLMHQARPHFGKAMQFLLGGLFSAYAILYSQSASWSTSAIFLGIIVGLLIANEFLSKRYSSLKMLVGLFAIVTLSFMTFFLPVLTGWMNAAVFLTGALITIAVVWETVRLTLRGIPNLPMRASLSICFPAFALVGLCTTLYFLNWIPPIPLSLKSGGIYHHIEKQQNEYLLTYEDGPWYAVWKRSDDRVGTDTPVYSFSSVFAPITLHTTIYHHWEWRPLAKSAEFITTDRIPISITGGREHGYRMYTMKQRLQPGKWRVNVETEDGQLIGRMAFSADANYSPSHELTTITQ; encoded by the coding sequence ATGAATCTGACGACTCACAAATTGTCTTCGACGTATACGGCGTCTCTCACCACGTCAGTGGCCCAGACGATGATGCAGTGGCACTCGACATTCCTCAAACCCATTCTCCCGGCCGTCTTTTTTTTCGCCGGTGTGACCTATGACACCCTCACGTTAACACGCATCGATCGATTGCTGGATAATCTGATTATCCTTCTCTACATCACGCTCCTGGGCACTCTCATCATTCTCACCGGACGGTTTCAATTAGGACTGATCCCCTCAACACCGGACAAACCCGGCTGGAATGTCTTGAGCCTGATGCATCAGGCCCGTCCGCATTTTGGCAAGGCCATGCAATTTTTATTAGGTGGGCTGTTCAGTGCCTATGCCATCCTCTATTCCCAAAGTGCATCATGGTCCACGTCCGCCATCTTTTTGGGAATCATTGTCGGGTTGCTCATCGCCAATGAATTTCTTTCCAAACGGTATTCCAGTCTCAAAATGCTGGTGGGCCTCTTTGCGATCGTCACCTTAAGCTTTATGACCTTTTTCCTCCCTGTCCTGACGGGCTGGATGAATGCGGCGGTCTTTTTAACCGGTGCCCTCATCACCATAGCCGTCGTATGGGAAACCGTCCGTCTCACCCTCCGCGGCATTCCCAATCTTCCTATGAGGGCTTCCTTGAGCATTTGTTTCCCGGCTTTTGCCCTGGTGGGCCTGTGCACCACGTTATATTTTTTAAATTGGATTCCTCCCATTCCCCTCTCCCTCAAATCCGGAGGCATCTATCATCACATCGAAAAACAACAGAATGAATACCTGCTCACCTATGAAGATGGTCCCTGGTACGCTGTGTGGAAACGGTCGGATGACCGTGTCGGAACGGACACACCCGTCTATAGCTTTTCATCCGTGTTTGCTCCGATCACCTTGCATACCACCATCTATCACCACTGGGAATGGAGACCACTCGCCAAGTCGGCTGAATTCATCACCACGGATCGCATTCCGATTTCCATCACCGGGGGGAGAGAACATGGCTATCGCATGTACACCATGAAACAACGCCTCCAGCCTGGTAAATGGCGGGTGAATGTAGAGACGGAAGACGGGCAACTCATCGGGCGCATGGCGTTCTCAGCCGACGCAAATTATTCGCCGTCCCATGAACTGACGACCATCACACAGTGA
- a CDS encoding RBBP9/YdeN family alpha/beta hydrolase, translating to MCPSNNVNVPTLILPGIGNSDQIHWQTLWESANSEFVRVQQRDWENPVCHEWVNVLEQAVAKIGESPVLVAHSLGCLCVAHWAARTSLKIKGALLVAPPNPEDSGFPSEAIGFSPLPLGSCGFPSIVVASSNDPYGGLEFARSCASGWGSRFVNIGPAGHINSESGLGDWPEGWALYQELTA from the coding sequence ATGTGTCCATCTAATAACGTGAATGTTCCTACCCTCATCCTTCCTGGTATCGGCAACTCTGACCAAATCCATTGGCAAACGCTGTGGGAGTCTGCGAACTCCGAGTTTGTTCGTGTGCAGCAACGAGATTGGGAAAATCCTGTTTGCCATGAGTGGGTGAATGTTCTTGAGCAAGCCGTGGCAAAAATCGGTGAAAGTCCCGTGCTTGTTGCGCACAGTTTGGGGTGTCTCTGCGTCGCGCATTGGGCGGCGCGTACGAGTCTCAAGATCAAAGGGGCCTTGCTGGTAGCGCCACCCAATCCAGAAGATAGCGGTTTCCCCTCCGAGGCCATCGGATTTTCTCCCTTGCCTTTAGGTTCGTGTGGATTTCCAAGCATCGTGGTGGCTAGTTCCAACGATCCGTATGGGGGTCTTGAGTTTGCCCGGTCTTGCGCGTCGGGGTGGGGCAGTCGTTTTGTGAATATTGGGCCAGCAGGGCACATCAATTCAGAAAGTGGTCTTGGGGACTGGCCTGAGGGATGGGCTCTTTATCAAGAATTGACCGCTTAA
- a CDS encoding formylglycine-generating enzyme family protein gives MWNRRVGYVGIWTGLLLIAAVSSTVSASETPQEIVGKDGAPMVLIPEGVFPMGVPKAARDGGLDERPNHDVFVSSFYMDKYELTNGRYLQFVTETGHRTPQHPTDQKKGLWKGNMMPESVTDLPVINVDWKDAEAYCDWAGKRLPTEAEWEKAAKGPNDWRFPWGDVEPTLEHLNFNQSWRGEATLTQVGIYEKGKSPYGIYDVAGNVWEWVADWYEADYYAKSPARNPPGPATGQYKVLRSSGWQGETPQVRIFTRIKSLPTDRNNSTGFRCAQDVPAPSGQ, from the coding sequence ATGTGGAATCGACGGGTAGGGTATGTTGGGATATGGACAGGCCTACTACTCATCGCTGCAGTTTCCAGCACGGTTAGCGCTTCTGAGACTCCGCAGGAAATTGTGGGAAAAGACGGCGCTCCGATGGTCTTGATTCCTGAGGGAGTCTTTCCCATGGGTGTGCCCAAGGCGGCCCGGGATGGAGGACTTGACGAACGGCCGAATCATGATGTGTTTGTGAGTAGTTTTTATATGGATAAGTATGAACTCACTAACGGGCGGTATCTTCAATTCGTGACTGAAACCGGTCATCGGACTCCCCAACATCCCACGGATCAAAAGAAAGGACTCTGGAAAGGAAATATGATGCCCGAGTCGGTCACCGACCTTCCCGTCATCAACGTGGACTGGAAGGATGCCGAAGCCTATTGCGATTGGGCCGGGAAACGCCTTCCTACCGAAGCCGAGTGGGAAAAAGCGGCAAAAGGACCCAACGACTGGCGATTTCCTTGGGGTGACGTCGAACCTACGCTGGAACATTTGAACTTTAATCAATCGTGGCGGGGAGAGGCCACGTTAACCCAGGTGGGTATTTATGAAAAAGGCAAAAGCCCCTATGGCATCTATGATGTGGCGGGTAATGTCTGGGAATGGGTGGCCGACTGGTACGAAGCAGATTATTATGCCAAAAGTCCTGCCCGGAATCCCCCAGGACCCGCAACCGGCCAATATAAAGTATTGCGGAGTTCAGGCTGGCAGGGGGAAACCCCACAGGTACGAATTTTTACGAGGATCAAAAGTCTTCCAACGGACCGCAATAATTCCACTGGATTTCGATGCGCCCAGGATGTGCCTGCTCCATCGGGCCAATAA